A region of the Romeriopsis navalis LEGE 11480 genome:
GTACACCGGGTCCTGATTATTCAACACCCCAATTTCACGTTCCGTCGGCAACGGCATCGGATTCTCGGCTAGCCAGTCGGTCGATTGCGGTTGAAACGCCGCATTAGCCGTGAAGCGATCGCGCATTTCGGCCGCCACATCCAAAATATCCGACTGAATAAATATCTGCGCCCCCGCTGGCAGGTAATCAGCCAAATCCTGCACGAGCGGCGGCTGTACGACCCGCCGCTTATGATGTTTCTTCTTAAACCACGGATCGGGAAACTGAATCGAGACACATTGCAAAACCGCCGACGGCAAGGAAGCCAGAACTGTCCGCAACATAATATTGGCGTTGCAGAACAAATAATGCAGATTTTCGAGCTGTGCGGCATCACGCCATTCATTCGCCTGAAGCACCAATGGTTCGCGAATTTCTAGTCCCAGATAGTTCCAGTCCGGTTGCTGTGTGGCTAGCTGATGGACAAAACGGCCCCGGGCACAGCCAATATCAATATGCAGCGGCTGCGATAGATCAGCGTAGATCGTTGACCAATCAGGCATCGGGCGCACAGCTTTATAGCGGTTCGCCAATGGATTGACATGTTCGCGTACACGGACAAGGGCCATATCGTCTCGAGAAGAAATTGCATCAGGTGATCAAGCATTGCACCGAAAAGTCAGAGTTTACGTAGCTTGATGAACCAACGTAACTTTCGGGATCAAATTGACCGAGGTTTCCATTTATATCGTTTTTGGGTCCCCCACAACAAGCCTATCGGCTGAATTGTCGGTGTTGCGGAACAAAGCCCGATCGCATAACCGTCTATACAAGGAATAAATACGGCGAGTTTGCAGTAGCCACGTAAGCCCTGAGATAGAGCGTAGAGCTCGAACCTACCTCTCCAGCACGTTGTCGAATCCGTACTTTCACACATAATCTTTGGGCGTACTAACTTTTTGCACGTTGATTTGGGAAAACTCGACTCTAAGAGCACGATCGCTGGCCATTGATTCCATGTCTCTGAATTTTCAATTTGCGGTTATTAGCGATTTGCATATTACGCTGCCCCATACGCTATGGGACGGTCCGAACCGTTTGCACCTAGTCGAAGTTTCGATTCCGGTGTTTGAGGAAATTTTGGCCCGGCTAGCAAAGCTCGATTTAGATTTTTTACTCCTTCCAGGAGATTTAACCCAACATGGGGAATCCGCCA
Encoded here:
- the trmB gene encoding tRNA (guanosine(46)-N7)-methyltransferase TrmB, whose product is MALVRVREHVNPLANRYKAVRPMPDWSTIYADLSQPLHIDIGCARGRFVHQLATQQPDWNYLGLEIREPLVLQANEWRDAAQLENLHYLFCNANIMLRTVLASLPSAVLQCVSIQFPDPWFKKKHHKRRVVQPPLVQDLADYLPAGAQIFIQSDILDVAAEMRDRFTANAAFQPQSTDWLAENPMPLPTEREIGVLNNQDPVYRVLFTRV